One window of the Candoia aspera isolate rCanAsp1 chromosome 16, rCanAsp1.hap2, whole genome shotgun sequence genome contains the following:
- the MORN5 gene encoding MORN repeat-containing protein 5 — protein MQYTGSSYRGQRVNGRLEGTGAYTLPTETKYVGEMKDGMFHGEGTLHFPSGSKYEGTWDQGISTEGKYTFADGLEYKDHKWHYCDGYDRRFYTEICKGLKPAGISQLTNLDPPRSIPPGCYDCGDGFYNPKTRVVVDYRHRFLRNADDDEHDWIVKTCRKGWDECVGFKPTK, from the exons ATGCAGTACACGGGAAGCTCCTACCGCGGCCAGCGCGTCAACGGCAG GTTGGAAGGGACCGGGGCCTACACCCTCCCCACCGAAACCAAGTACGTGGGTGAGATGAAGGACGGGATGTTCCATGGGGAAGGAACGCTGCACTTCCCCAGCGGAAGCAAATACGAAGGGACCTGGGACCAAGGCATCTCCACTGAG GGGAAATACACCTTTGCGGATGGTTTGGAATACAAAGACCATAAATGGCATTACTGCGACGGCTATGACCGGAGGTTTTACACCGAAATCTGCAAGGGCCTGAAGCCAGCAG GCATTTCCCAGCTGACCAACCTGGATCCTCCTCGGTCTATCCCACCTGGCTGCTACGACTGTGGGGACGGCTTCTACAACCCCAAGACCAGAGTGGTCGTTGACTACCGGCACCGCTTTCTGAGAAACGCAG ATGACGACGAGCACGACTGGATTGTGAAGACCTGTCGGAAAGGTTGGGACGAATGCGTGGGCTTCAAGCCGACCAAGTGA
- the NDUFA8 gene encoding NADH dehydrogenase [ubiquinone] 1 alpha subcomplex subunit 8: protein MPAQVEVPPLEELDVPELPVGTAVLKAGAHHYGSQCDRINKEFMLCRWEERDPRKCLKEGRAVSQCAVDFFRQIKLHCATPFTNYWTCIDDSEMLEFRHCRKQQQLFDDCVLEKLGWVRPDLGQLAKVTKVETDRPIPENPCHSRSRPPPNPPAEGEYKPARYGNRGIFWSW from the exons ATGCCGGCCCAGGTGGAGGTGCCGCCGCTGGAGGAACTGGACGTGCCGGAG CTGCCCGTGGGCACCGCGGTCCTGAAGGCGGGCGCCCACCACTATGGCTCCCAGTGCGACAGGATCAACAAGGAGTTCATGCTGTGCCGGTGGGAGGAGAGAGACCCGCGGAAGTGCCTGAAGGAGGGCAGAGCCGTCAGCCAGTGCGCGGTGGACTTCTTCAG GCAGATCAAGCTGCACTGCGCCACGCCCTTTACCAACTACTGGACCTGCATCGATGACTCCGAGATGCTGGAGTTTCGGCATTGccggaagcagcagcagctcttcgATGACTGCGTGCTGGAGAAGTTGGGCTGGGTGAGGCCTGATCTGGGGCAGCTGGCCAAG GTCACCAAAGTGGAGACTGACCGTCCCATCCCCGAGAATCCCTGCCATTCCAGGTCAAGACCACCACCAAACCCGCCGGCTGAAGGCGAGTACAAGCCTGCTAGATATGGTAACCGAGGTATTTTCTGGAGTTGGTAG